In Rhodohalobacter sp. SW132, the genomic stretch CGGAGAATGGACTATCAGCCGTACGATTTTGTGATGCATTACAGCCAAAAAGATTTCAGCAGCTTCAGCTCGTTCAAACATCGAACGTTTAAGCCGATCGATATCCACGGACTGGTTCTGGCGCTCCGTGCCATCTACAGCCGGTATGATGACTTTGAATCGTTTTGGAGAGAGTGTTACGAAACGGGTAAATCACAAAACCGTCCATTTCTCGCGATATTCAATGAACGATTTTTCAGTTTCAGCTCTGATTTTGCAGAGAGAACGAGAAAACACATCTCAAACCCGGAAAAAGGCAGTCCCTGTAAACGTCTTTATATGTTTTTGAGATGGACGATCAGAAAAAACAGCCCGGTGGATACCGGTATCTGGTCATTTATGCCGGAATCTGAGCTGCTCATTCCACTGGATGTTCATGTGGCCCGGCAGGCAAGAAAATTCGGTTTGATAACCCGCCGATCAAACGATTGGCAAACTGTAAACCAGCTCACTGAAACTCTCGCAGTTTTAAACCCAAATGATCCCGCCCGGTACGATTACGCACTTTTTGGTATCGGCGCGCTGGATTATGAAATACCGCTGCGCTATCATCTGAACCGTGTGTGATAGTTTAACCCGAGATTTCCGTCAGGCGCTCAACCGCAAAGAGCATGTAGCCCACAACCGCGGAGAGAAAACCAATCAATATCACGTAGATCACATATCCGGTGATATAGGCGGATAGAATTCGAATCCAGTCCATAAATGAATCTACGCTGAAATAATGGCGATAGATCCAGAGCATGATTCCGGCCGCCACCATCGCGGGAAGTGTGGAGTTCAGGAATGGATCGAGCAGAGACTGACCCGAGAAAATCCAGACCGGAATCAGCAGAGGTAACACAAAAAATGAAGCGCCAGCTGCATAGC encodes the following:
- a CDS encoding TIGR02757 family protein, translated to MKPKSPLRKRSRKALIELKPLLDEINDRVEQPDYIPHDPVQFMHAFEEKKDREIAGFLAATMAWGRRDIVVSKVDQLLRRMDYQPYDFVMHYSQKDFSSFSSFKHRTFKPIDIHGLVLALRAIYSRYDDFESFWRECYETGKSQNRPFLAIFNERFFSFSSDFAERTRKHISNPEKGSPCKRLYMFLRWTIRKNSPVDTGIWSFMPESELLIPLDVHVARQARKFGLITRRSNDWQTVNQLTETLAVLNPNDPARYDYALFGIGALDYEIPLRYHLNRV